In the Cylindrospermopsis raciborskii Cr2010 genome, GGACTAGAGCTAAGGGTTTTGACACCTTTTGCCCTCTAGGTCCTTGGATTGTCCGGGAATTAAATCCCGGTGCTAGATTACAAACCTTTCTGAATGACCAGTCTCACCCTGTTCAATCTGCTTCTATTGATCAAATGGTCTTCCCTCCCGATATCTTAGTTTCTTATATTAGTCAAGTTATGACCCTCATACCGGGTGATGTAATCCTGACTGGAACTCCATCCGGTATAGGTCCGTTAAATTTGGGCGATCGCGTGTCCGTAGAAATTGAAGGAATTGGCAGATTAGAAAATATAGTTGTTGCCAGATATAGTTAATAGCCCGGTACTAACGAACTTGAATGTGAACTGCTTCTGAAATAGCTGGTATTTCTGGATAGCGACCATTTAAGGACTGAAATACGGAATAGACAACACAGGCGAATATCCCTAAAAATATGGTATTTTCCAAGATCTGCACTGCAAAATCGCTGCTGGGAAGAGTCCCAAATACTCTTAGTAGTATGGAAGATAAAAATATGATAATGTCTAAGAGGATCGCCTGCATGGCATTAAAGCGAATAAAGTGGTTAATTTTTTCATTTCTGACTACAAAGAAGAACAGGGCAAAAAACACTAGGATTTGACCATACCCGGATGCCTGATAAACCGTAGCAATTGGTAATATTGGTAACAAGACTATTCCCAGGATGGGAAACTGTTGCACTAAAAACCCGCTGAAAGCCAGACTATCAACTAAGGGTAGTAAATAGGGTAAACAGGCAAAGATTCTGTCA is a window encoding:
- a CDS encoding Tic20 family protein; amino-acid sequence: MSWRGSTTIPDRIFACLPYLLPLVDSLAFSGFLVQQFPILGIVLLPILPIATVYQASGYGQILVFFALFFFVVRNEKINHFIRFNAMQAILLDIIIFLSSILLRVFGTLPSSDFAVQILENTIFLGIFACVVYSVFQSLNGRYPEIPAISEAVHIQVR